A region of the Thiomicrorhabdus sp. genome:
GAAACGGTTAACTCTTGAAGAAGTAGAGGGGTTTTATGCTGAGCATAAAGGGCGTGATTTTTATGAGCCTTTAATCAAATATATGACTTCAGCTCCCGTTATTGTTCAAGTTTTAGAGGGAGAAAATGCTATTGCAAAAAATCGCGAAATCATGGGCGTAACTGATCCTGCTAAAGCAGAAAAGGGTACTATTCGCTCAGATTTTGCTATCTCTGTTCGTGAAAATTCGGTTCATGGCTCAGATTCTTTAGAAAGTGCAGAAAGAGAAATTGCTTACTTTTTTGATGAAAATGAACTTTGCTATAGAGCATAATGGTTACTAATTTACATGAATCAAATGGATACTAATCTTATTAATAAAAGCTCTGAACAGCCCCAAAAGATTGATTTGTTGGGTATGGATAGACAGGCAATGGAGTCTTTTTTTGCTTCAATAGGCGAAAAACCTTTCAGAGCTGGACAGGTGATGAAGTGGATTCATCAATTTGGTGTTAGTGAATTTGAAGAGATGACAAATCTCAGTAAAGCTCTTAGAGAAAAACTTGCTAATGTCGCTCAGGTAAGAACTCCAAAAATTGTTGCTGAGCAACTTTCTGAAGATGGCACGATTAAATGGCTATTAGAAGTAGATAATCACAATTCAGTAGAAACCGTTTTTATACCCGAAAAAAACCGCGGTACCTTATGCATTTCTTCTCAAGTCGGTTGTGCCTTAGAGTGTAGTTTTTGCTCAACAGGGCAGCAAGGTTTTAATCGAAACCTAGAAAATTGGGAAATTATTGCCCAAATGTGGGTCGCGAACAAAGCATTAGGCTGTAAACCAAAAGAAGAAAGACGTATTTCAAATGTCGTGTTTATGGGTATGGGGGAACCTCTTTTGAATGTAACCCACACCTTTCCCGTAGCTCGAATTTTAATGGATGATTTTGCATACGGATTGTCTAAGCGACGCGTTACAATTAGTACAGCAGGTGTTGTTCCAGCGATAGATAAGATAAAAGAAGAAGTTGATGTGAGCTTGGCAATTTCATTGCATGCTCCTAATAACCCTTTAAGAGATGAGCTGGTTCCTATCAACCAAAAATACCCTCTAGAACAATTAATGCCGAGTTTGCATAGATATGTTGAAGGTGGTCACAGTAAAAAACATGTGACAGTTGAATATGTGATGTTGGATAAAATTAATGACAGAGTGGAGCATGCACATCAGTTAGTAGAGTTATTAGCTGACTTGCCTTGTAAAGTAAACCTGATTCCATTTAACCCTTTTCCTAATACGGATTATCAACGTTCATCGAATAATGCCATTCATAAGTTCAGGGCTATTTTAGAAGAAGGTGGGTTAAATGTAACGGTTAGAAAAACTCGTGGTGATGATATAGATGCCGCTTGTGGTCAGCTAGCTGGAAAGGTTTCAGATAGAACAAAACGAACTCAGCATCGGGTTGAATTTGCTGGTAACGTCCTAAATAAAGTTTAACCTAACAGGATATATAAATGACGGATACTGTTGAAGAAGGTAATGAGCAACTAATAGAGCTACTGCAAAAGGCAAGAGAACAACAAAATATCTCGATTGATGAAGCGGCCGAAAAACTCAATTTATCCGTTAAGCAGCTAGAAAAATTTGAAGAGTCTGACTTGGATTTAACGACATTATCGACTTTTGAACGTGGTTATCTTAGAAATTATGCTTTTTTGTTAGGTGTAAATATTGAAAAGTTTGAAGAGCAGTTTCCTCGAGGTATGAGTGTTGGAGCAGAGCTCCAGTCAATTCAACGTGATAACTTTAAAACCCGAAAGCCTATTAAAATAGGTCGTTTTTTCAAGTTCATATTTTTTGTTGCTTTGATTATATTGGTGATTTGGGTTTTATCTACATTAGGTATCGACTTTTCACAATCAGATCTTGGTAAGACGTTAGAAAAGGCAACAGAAATTTCATTGCCTGAACCAAATAAATAAAAATAAAAAATAAATATAATATTTAGATTTAAGAGAATAAAACACAATGGCAAAACAGATTTCAGCAATCAGAGGCATGAACGATATTTATGGTGAGGATTCAAACGCTTTTGATTATTTAATTAACACTGCTGAAAATGCATTAAAACAATATGGTTATCATTCAATTCGATTACCTATTGTAGAAAAAACCGAATTATTTGCTCGCTCTATTGGTGAAGTGACCGATATTGTTGAAAAAGAAATGTACACCTTTGAAGACCGAAATGGTGATAGTTTAACGCTACGTCCAGAGGGTACTGCAGGTTGTGTTAGAGCTATTGTGCAAAATGGACTCGCATATAATCAAATTCAAAAACTGTATTACACTGGGCCAATGTTTAGATATGAGCGTCCGCAAAAAGGACGATATCGTCAATTTCATCAATTTGGTGTTGAAGTTTTTGGCTTGGCGACAGCAGATATCGATGCCGAGTTAATTGTTCTTACCGCTCGTTTATGGGAGCAACTTGGTTTAGATAATTTGGAATTGCAAATTAACTCTCTTGGTAGTCAAGAAGCCAGAGCAAGTTATCGTGAAACTTTAGTGGACTATCTTTTGCAGCATAAAGAGAGTTTAGATGAAGACAGTCTTAGACGTTTAGAAAGTAATCCATTACGTATTCTGGATACAAAAAATCCAGATATGAAAACTATTGTTGATGCAGCTCCTAAGTTAATTGATCATCTAGATGAAGAATCTAAAGTACATTTTGATATGGTTAAGTCTTACTTAGACGATTTAGGCATTGAATATGTTGTTAATCCTAACTTAGTGCGAGGACTGGATTATTATAATCGTACAGTTTTCGAGTGGGTTACTACAGAACTGGGTGCTCAAGGAACAGTTTGTGCCGGTGGTCGCTACGATAGCCTGGTGGAACAAATTGGTGGTAAATCTGTTCCGGCAGTAGGTTTTGCTATGGGGATTGAGCGTTTAGTTGCTCTTCTTATCGATAAAGAACTGGTACCTACACTAAACAAAGCAGATCTTTTTATTGTTGCTGTTGGTGATGCAGCTTCAAGACCAGGCCTGGTAATTTCTGAAATGGTTAGAGATGCATTTCCACACCTTAATGTTCAAATGAATTGTGGTGGTGGAAGTTTTAAAAGCCAGTTTAAAAAAGCCGATAAGTCTGGAGCAAGTTACGCTTTGGTGATGGGGGAGCAAGAGGTTAATGACAAAGTTGTTGCGGTAAAACCATTGCGAGCAGAAGCTGAACAGCAAACTATCTTGTTGAGTGAATTAACCAATCACTTACAGTCAATTTTTAACTAAGGGTTTTTGACGGATTCCGTCATATATTTAAATTTTAATATAAACAAATTGAAAAGGGTTTATAACAAATGAGTCGCTACGAAACCGAAGAAGAACAAATCGAAGCATTTAAAAGTTGGTGGAATAAATACGGTACACAGTTACTTACCGCTATTTTGGTAGTTGTATTAGCTTTTTCTGGTTGGCGTTATTGGACAAATAC
Encoded here:
- the ndk gene encoding nucleoside-diphosphate kinase: MEKTFSIIKPDAVSRNLIGQITQRFEENGLRIIASKMKRLTLEEVEGFYAEHKGRDFYEPLIKYMTSAPVIVQVLEGENAIAKNREIMGVTDPAKAEKGTIRSDFAISVRENSVHGSDSLESAEREIAYFFDENELCYRA
- a CDS encoding helix-turn-helix domain-containing protein, whose product is MTDTVEEGNEQLIELLQKAREQQNISIDEAAEKLNLSVKQLEKFEESDLDLTTLSTFERGYLRNYAFLLGVNIEKFEEQFPRGMSVGAELQSIQRDNFKTRKPIKIGRFFKFIFFVALIILVIWVLSTLGIDFSQSDLGKTLEKATEISLPEPNK
- the rlmN gene encoding 23S rRNA (adenine(2503)-C(2))-methyltransferase RlmN, which produces MNQMDTNLINKSSEQPQKIDLLGMDRQAMESFFASIGEKPFRAGQVMKWIHQFGVSEFEEMTNLSKALREKLANVAQVRTPKIVAEQLSEDGTIKWLLEVDNHNSVETVFIPEKNRGTLCISSQVGCALECSFCSTGQQGFNRNLENWEIIAQMWVANKALGCKPKEERRISNVVFMGMGEPLLNVTHTFPVARILMDDFAYGLSKRRVTISTAGVVPAIDKIKEEVDVSLAISLHAPNNPLRDELVPINQKYPLEQLMPSLHRYVEGGHSKKHVTVEYVMLDKINDRVEHAHQLVELLADLPCKVNLIPFNPFPNTDYQRSSNNAIHKFRAILEEGGLNVTVRKTRGDDIDAACGQLAGKVSDRTKRTQHRVEFAGNVLNKV
- the hisS gene encoding histidine--tRNA ligase; its protein translation is MAKQISAIRGMNDIYGEDSNAFDYLINTAENALKQYGYHSIRLPIVEKTELFARSIGEVTDIVEKEMYTFEDRNGDSLTLRPEGTAGCVRAIVQNGLAYNQIQKLYYTGPMFRYERPQKGRYRQFHQFGVEVFGLATADIDAELIVLTARLWEQLGLDNLELQINSLGSQEARASYRETLVDYLLQHKESLDEDSLRRLESNPLRILDTKNPDMKTIVDAAPKLIDHLDEESKVHFDMVKSYLDDLGIEYVVNPNLVRGLDYYNRTVFEWVTTELGAQGTVCAGGRYDSLVEQIGGKSVPAVGFAMGIERLVALLIDKELVPTLNKADLFIVAVGDAASRPGLVISEMVRDAFPHLNVQMNCGGGSFKSQFKKADKSGASYALVMGEQEVNDKVVAVKPLRAEAEQQTILLSELTNHLQSIFN